Proteins co-encoded in one Abyssibacter profundi genomic window:
- a CDS encoding penicillin-binding protein activator, with protein MALRLLCLALVALPPALGAQSDYAAQRLASAGTLEDRGQFTAAIVERLWAHPALSRLEHRDHNAHQIWRLLQRLPSTALARPPQATPWTAEGWWALARTHRQAAGSNWDLAEALRQWERQYPDHPARASILRTLQVDLPLHRPTHPRAHSYAPRPQRIAVVAPTSGALGGAGQALVDGLLDASRAYPDISLRVFDSGPSGGMATYQAAAGYRPDLIIGPLDKSAVERLAQQSGLSVLTLALNYGPRSAWGAANLWQFGLAPEDDAAAAAEQAIARGMRRAAVLFADDDWGRRVGLGFLDRFEALGGHIVRQTRFWPGGADLQDAVRHLLQPDTHRPLWQDTRPDRLQGSRQIDLLFLAAKSRDARLIVPLLRFHHAVDLPIYAPDAALGGRSNTEAERDLDGVLLCGPRGSGTGDGAFPQFYALGHDAFTLASQLGSLAGGQSIDGQTGQLSEDVGGRIARRADCNRL; from the coding sequence GTGGCGCTCCGGCTGCTCTGCCTTGCACTCGTCGCGCTGCCGCCAGCTCTCGGCGCCCAGTCTGACTACGCCGCACAGCGCCTGGCCAGTGCCGGCACCCTGGAGGATCGCGGTCAGTTCACGGCCGCGATTGTCGAGCGCCTGTGGGCCCACCCGGCCCTGAGCCGCTTGGAGCATCGCGACCATAACGCGCACCAGATCTGGCGCCTGCTGCAACGTCTGCCATCAACAGCGCTCGCCCGGCCGCCGCAGGCCACACCGTGGACTGCCGAGGGCTGGTGGGCACTCGCGCGGACGCATCGCCAAGCCGCCGGTTCGAACTGGGACCTTGCCGAGGCGCTGCGGCAATGGGAGCGGCAATACCCGGATCATCCGGCGCGTGCATCCATTCTGCGAACGCTCCAGGTCGACCTGCCCCTGCACCGACCGACGCACCCCCGCGCCCACAGCTATGCCCCGCGGCCGCAGCGCATCGCCGTTGTCGCCCCGACCAGCGGCGCGCTGGGCGGGGCCGGCCAAGCGCTGGTCGATGGTTTGCTCGATGCGTCGCGCGCCTACCCGGATATCAGCCTGCGAGTCTTCGACAGTGGCCCGTCCGGCGGCATGGCCACTTACCAGGCCGCCGCTGGCTACCGCCCTGACCTGATTATCGGCCCACTGGATAAATCCGCCGTCGAGCGTCTGGCGCAGCAAAGTGGCCTGTCGGTACTCACGCTGGCGCTGAACTACGGGCCGCGTAGCGCTTGGGGGGCGGCGAATCTTTGGCAGTTCGGGCTGGCCCCAGAGGACGACGCGGCTGCAGCCGCCGAACAGGCCATTGCCCGCGGCATGCGCAGGGCCGCCGTTTTGTTTGCCGATGATGACTGGGGGCGACGCGTGGGTCTCGGCTTTCTCGACCGATTCGAGGCACTGGGCGGCCACATCGTGCGTCAAACGCGGTTCTGGCCTGGAGGCGCCGATCTCCAAGACGCGGTCCGGCACTTGCTGCAACCCGACACCCACAGACCGCTGTGGCAGGACACGCGGCCGGATCGTCTGCAAGGGTCTCGGCAAATCGATTTGCTCTTTCTGGCGGCAAAATCGCGCGATGCGCGGCTGATCGTGCCGCTACTCAGATTTCATCATGCGGTGGACCTGCCAATTTACGCACCCGATGCCGCCTTGGGAGGGCGCAGCAACACCGAAGCCGAGCGTGACCTCGATGGGGTACTGCTTTGTGGACCGCGCGGCAGCGGAACCGGCGATGGTGCATTTCCCCAGTTCTACGCCCTGGGACACGATGCCTTCACGCTGGCGAGCCAACTCGGCTCGCTGGCCGGCGGTCAATCCATCGACGGGCAGACCGGCCAATTATCCGAGGATGTAGGCGGGCGTATTGCACGGCGCGCCGATTGCAACAGGCTGTAG